The following nucleotide sequence is from Bacteroidota bacterium.
GTTTTTAAATTCATCGCATCTGGTATGACGGTGAGTGAGATAGCTGTTGCATAAACTTTGAGCGCAAAAACCATTAATACCTATCGAATAAAAATTTCTTGGAAAAATGAAACTCCGCAACAATGCAGAATGAAGAAATCCTCTAATTCCTTGACTTTCTTAAGCAATCTGCTTATATTTTTCACGATTTTAGTATTTAATATTCCTCAAAACAATGTAAAAAGAAAGTATTTGCCTTAATATATGCCAACAACATCAGATTTTAGAACCGGACTAACGATACGAATGGATAACGAGCTGTGGACTGTAATAGAATTTCAGCATGTAAATCCGGGTAATTGGCGGGCGTTTGTACGAACGAAATTAAAAAACTTAAGAAGCGGTAAGGTAATTGAAAATAGATGGCGGGCTGGCGAAGCCGTAGAAATTATTCGCATCGAAAGAAAACAATTCCAGTATCTGTATCACGATGGCTCCGGTTATATGTGTATGGACCAAGAAACCTACGATCAAATATCAGTTCCTGATGAAAATGTAGGTGAAGCTGGAAAATTTTTAAAAGACAGCGAAAATATAGAAATATTATTCAACGGTAACGATATTATTGCAGTTGAACTTCCGATTACTGTAGAATTAAAAATTGTCGAAACGGGACCGGGTCTCAAAGGCGATACAGCTACCGGCGGCACTAAACCTGCAAAAGTTGAATCGGGCGCTATGGTGAACGTTCCCTTATTCATTAACGAAAACGATGTAATAAAAGTCGATACACGGACAGGCAATTATTTAGAACGTGTAAAATCAAAATAGAAATATATTAACCATCAATGGAGAAACGATGGATTTAAATTATCTTAAAAAAATAACAAAAATATTAGCTGAGTCAAACGTTGACGAAATTGAAATCGAAGAAGAAGGATTAAAAATCCGGGTTGCGCGACACTCCCAAAACAGCGGTATGGTGGCTCCAGCTCCGCAGCAGTATGTGCAATCAATTGTACCTGCTGTTCAGGAGAGGCAAATCCCCGTTAGCACTGCGCCACATCAACCACTTGCACCGGTAATTATTGAAAAGAAATACACCGAGATCAAGTCGCCGATAGTGGGAACTTTCTACCGCGCACCTTCACCCGACGCAGATTCGTATGTAGAAGTAGGCAGAACGATTAACAAAGGGGATGTGCTATGTATAATCGAAGCGATGAAATTGATGAACGAAATCGAATCGGACATCTCCGGCACGATTGTAAAAATTATTGCTGAGAATGCACAACCGGTTGAGTATAACCAAGTTCTTTTTCTCATAGACCCATCTTAACTTACGAGAGGGATGATTGTTTAAGAAAATTTTAATAGCTAATCGAGGAGAAATTGCTCTTCGGGTAATAAGAGTTTGCCGCGAGTTAGGAATAAAATCGGTAGCAGTTTATTCTGAAGCAGATAGAGATTCGCTGCATGTAAAATTTGCCGACGAAGCTGTGTGTATCGGGCCACCGCTCAGTAAACAAAGCTATCTGAACATTCCCCGGATAATAGCTGCTGCCGAAATAACAGGTGCCGAGGCAATTCATCCCGGTTACGGTTTCCTTGCCGAAAATGCCTCCTTTGCCGAAATTTGCACATCATCGGGAATGAAATTCATCGGACCAAGCTCCGAAGCTATATCATCGATGGGGAACAAAGCATTAGCTAAAGAAACGA
It contains:
- the efp gene encoding elongation factor P — encoded protein: MPTTSDFRTGLTIRMDNELWTVIEFQHVNPGNWRAFVRTKLKNLRSGKVIENRWRAGEAVEIIRIERKQFQYLYHDGSGYMCMDQETYDQISVPDENVGEAGKFLKDSENIEILFNGNDIIAVELPITVELKIVETGPGLKGDTATGGTKPAKVESGAMVNVPLFINENDVIKVDTRTGNYLERVKSK
- the accB gene encoding acetyl-CoA carboxylase biotin carboxyl carrier protein, whose amino-acid sequence is MDLNYLKKITKILAESNVDEIEIEEEGLKIRVARHSQNSGMVAPAPQQYVQSIVPAVQERQIPVSTAPHQPLAPVIIEKKYTEIKSPIVGTFYRAPSPDADSYVEVGRTINKGDVLCIIEAMKLMNEIESDISGTIVKIIAENAQPVEYNQVLFLIDPS